TAGCTCTTTAAATTTTTCAAATGCCTTATTAAGAGCATCGCTATCAAGGTCAAATCCAAGGCTAGCAAGCTTATCTTTAAACGCGTGGCGACCACTATGCTTACCTAAAACAAGAGAATTTTTCTCAAGGCCTATACTCTCAGCGCTAATTATTTCATAGGTCTCTTTGTGTTTTAGCACGCCGTCTTGATGTATGCCACTCTCATGAGCAAATGCGTTTTTACCAACGATAGCTTTGTTTGGTTGAGGCTCAATGCCTATAATACTAGCAATCAGTCTTGAAGTTGGATAAATTTCTTTTGAGATAATGTCTGTATAAAATGGAGCAAAGACGTCTTGGCGGGTTTTGATAGCCATCACGATCTCTTCAAGTGCAGCATTTCCGGCGCGCTCACCTATGCCATTTATCGTACCTTCGACCTGCCTTGCACCAGCTTTTATGGCCGCTAACGAGTTTGCTGTAGCCATGCCTAAGTCATTGTGATTATGCACAGAGATTATTGCTCTATCGCCTACAAATTTTACTATTTCACTAATGCGAGCAGTTATCTCTTCAGGATATAAATAACCAACCGTATCAGGGATATTTAAAGTTTTTGCACCCGCATTTATGGCAGCATCACAAATTTCTTTTAAAAAGCTCATTTCACTTCTGCCAGCATCCTCACAGCTAAACTCTACATCATCGCAAAAAGTTTTTGCGTATTTTATAGACTCGACTGCACGTTTTATTACTTCATCTGGGCTCATTTTTAGCTTGTACTCCATATGAATTGGACTTGTCGCTATAAATGTATGAATTCTCTTATTTTTAGCTGGAGCCAATGCCTCGCCAGCTGCCTTGATATCACGCTCAACTGCGCGTGCAAGAGAGCAAACCGTGATATTTGAGGCTTGCTTTGCTATTTGATTTACCGCATCAAAATCCCCTGGGCTTGCTGCCGCAAATCCAGCCTCCATAACATCCACGCCAAGCCTTTCAAGCTGAAGTGCGATCTGTAGTTTTTCAGCTGTATTCATCGATGCGCCAGGGCTTTGCTCACCATCTCTTAAAGTCGTATCAAAGATTATAATTTTATTCTTATCCATTTTTGTCCTTTTTTATTTTTTATATTTAAATTTTAAATTTAATGAGTTAAGTAAAGAGAAATTTGCTACCTAAGTAGCAGCAGTAGAGAGTTTTTGATTTCGATTTTTGGTAAAAATTTACGTGATTTTATGACGCCATTTTCGCTCATTCGCTCTCCTTTTTTTTGGAATTTTTACTAAACATTATAGTGGCCCTTACTATGCCATAAAGCATATAGACGCTCATAACCAAAGTCGCACTTTCAAATGGATATAGATAAAGCATCGAAAATGCAACTACAAGAGCTACTAAAATTCTTATCACATGGGTTTGTTTTAAATTTATTTTTTTAAAGCTCGGATAGCGAATGTTGCTAACCATTAAAGCTGCCAAAATAGCTTCAAGTAGCATCAAGCACCACTCAAATCCTTCTAAAAAAGTATAGTCGATATAAATACCAACCCAAAGTACGCTCACAATAGCTGCTGATGGTATAGGAAGTCCGATAAAAACATTTGGCTCATATGTGCCAGTAGTGACATTAAAACGAGCAAGCCTAATAGCTCCAAAAACCACAAACATAGCAGCTATAAGTGCCCCAAATCTGCCAAAATTTTTACCAATAGTCAAATAAAATAAAATCGCTGGCGCTACACCAAAAGCAACAAGATCTGCAAGGCTATCAAACTCTACCCCAAATTTACTAGTTGTCTTTGTAAGTCTAGCCACACGCCCATCAAGTCCATCTAAAATAAGCGATAAGATTATATAAATAATGGCTTTAAAATAGTTGCCTTGAATAGATGAAATAATGCTAATAACACCCAAAAAAGCGCTAGCTGCTGTAAATAAATTTGGCAAGATATACATTAGTTGCATCTTTTGTATGTTATTCATCTCTTTTTCCCTCTTCAAAATATCCCAAAAGTGAAGCAGCCTTTACGCTTTCTCCGACGCTTACACATATTTTAGTATCTCTTGGTAGGTATAAAATCACCTCACCACTTCCTAAAAAACCAAATTTTCTAGATGCTTTCAGGCTAGTAACATTTGAAATTTCTAAACTTCGACTGAAAGCTCCAGCTATAATTTTCATAACAAATTTTATATTTTCTTTTTCAAAGCGAATAATAGCTCTTTCATTTAAAAATTCTGAAATTTTCATAGCTTGGCATAAGAATAAGCCATGTCTTTTGCGTATTTCAGCTACTTTTACATCACTTACAGCCCTTAATGTACCAACATCAAAAAAAGATTTTTTTATGACGATCTTAGCTATTTCATTATTATCAAAATTTGAAGCACTGATCTCTTTTATCTTACCATCAATCGGCGATAGTAAAGCCAATTTATCATCAGAAAATGGCTCTCTCTCAGGATCTCTAAAAAAATAAAGTCCCAAAAAAAGTAAAATAGCAAAAAAAAGTGGCAAGATCCCAAACAGCAAAGATAAAACAAATAAAATTAGAAAAAATAATATAAATTTATATCCTGCTTTCGCGATATAGCCACTCATTTTTATTCCTCTTTTTTACTCTTTTCGTCTTCTTCTATCTCT
This portion of the Campylobacter concisus genome encodes:
- a CDS encoding 2-isopropylmalate synthase; translated protein: MDKNKIIIFDTTLRDGEQSPGASMNTAEKLQIALQLERLGVDVMEAGFAAASPGDFDAVNQIAKQASNITVCSLARAVERDIKAAGEALAPAKNKRIHTFIATSPIHMEYKLKMSPDEVIKRAVESIKYAKTFCDDVEFSCEDAGRSEMSFLKEICDAAINAGAKTLNIPDTVGYLYPEEITARISEIVKFVGDRAIISVHNHNDLGMATANSLAAIKAGARQVEGTINGIGERAGNAALEEIVMAIKTRQDVFAPFYTDIISKEIYPTSRLIASIIGIEPQPNKAIVGKNAFAHESGIHQDGVLKHKETYEIISAESIGLEKNSLVLGKHSGRHAFKDKLASLGFDLDSDALNKAFEKFKELADKKKEIFDDDIRALVAEEITKIPQAYEITALLQSSGGSLASASISIKHNDEIISDSALGNGTADAIFKVVDRISGISGTLKDYKVASVSQGKDALAKVDVKVEFEGKTAVIGHGLDIDTMMASAKAYVGALNSYLRIHKN
- the pssA gene encoding CDP-diacylglycerol--serine O-phosphatidyltransferase — encoded protein: MNNIQKMQLMYILPNLFTAASAFLGVISIISSIQGNYFKAIIYIILSLILDGLDGRVARLTKTTSKFGVEFDSLADLVAFGVAPAILFYLTIGKNFGRFGALIAAMFVVFGAIRLARFNVTTGTYEPNVFIGLPIPSAAIVSVLWVGIYIDYTFLEGFEWCLMLLEAILAALMVSNIRYPSFKKINLKQTHVIRILVALVVAFSMLYLYPFESATLVMSVYMLYGIVRATIMFSKNSKKKESE
- a CDS encoding phosphatidylserine decarboxylase, with the protein product MSGYIAKAGYKFILFFLILFVLSLLFGILPLFFAILLFLGLYFFRDPEREPFSDDKLALLSPIDGKIKEISASNFDNNEIAKIVIKKSFFDVGTLRAVSDVKVAEIRKRHGLFLCQAMKISEFLNERAIIRFEKENIKFVMKIIAGAFSRSLEISNVTSLKASRKFGFLGSGEVILYLPRDTKICVSVGESVKAASLLGYFEEGKRDE